A stretch of the Lolium perenne isolate Kyuss_39 chromosome 3, Kyuss_2.0, whole genome shotgun sequence genome encodes the following:
- the LOC127340021 gene encoding uncharacterized protein, with protein MKVLYTNSASSVEEWITNTEASLDSSARKIVGLDVEYDKLSGTYFNPKKAAMIQLCVGTDVLVYHICHADERSEKLYDFFYGYRYTFAGFCVVEDRTILSRSKYYVHNVKDIQAIWRDPDNRKRTQGLKDVAGAIIDPIYFEMKDGFGRAEHRM; from the coding sequence ATGAAGGTTTTGTACACGAATTCAGCATCAAGTGTTGAGGAGTGGATCACCAATACTGAAGCTTCCCTAGATTCTTCTGCTAGGAAGATTGTTGGTCTTGATGTTGAGTATGATAAACTCAGTGGAACCTATTTCAATCCGAAGAAAGCTGCTATGATCCAGCTATGTGTTGGCACTGATGTTCTTGTGTACCACATATGCCATGCTGATGAGAGGAGTGAAAAGTTGTATGATTTCTTTTATGGCTATAGGTACACTTTTGCTGGGTTTTGCGTCGTAGAAGACCGCACCATTCTGTCACGTTCAAAGTACTATGTTCATAATGTGAAGGATATACAGGCAATATGGAGAGATCCGGACAACAGGAAGAGAACTCAAGGTCTGAAGGATGTtgctggagctattatagatccaatctattttgagatgaaggatggtTTTGGAAGGGCAGAGCACAGGATGTGA